A genomic region of Limnohabitans curvus contains the following coding sequences:
- a CDS encoding alpha/beta fold hydrolase, giving the protein MTVSKFSALNFQLPAAERHLAYSQVGDAQSAHVLLCLPGLLETRATFDPLLQAAEGVRGLRIISLDHCGRGDSSPLPGDAGYTMQVYLADTVAFIQHVIMRADVPVTRFEVLGTSMGGILAMYLANQAGIRIDGLHFNDIGLNLPWMSIYGLYDGMKVEGRLPEPQVMATRFNVSLGAVVAVQSPSHFDLPYRKDWKGMNFGHLLSHFKGPVRLIHGSDSGVCPIEQVRVMKRELPQCQVLEVPGAHHPAPFTPEVCAFVLQALSQAPVAVESAAAKERREEKERGFWPWLKQRYRGAKAK; this is encoded by the coding sequence ATGACAGTCTCTAAATTTTCAGCTCTCAATTTCCAGTTACCTGCCGCCGAGCGCCATTTGGCTTATAGCCAAGTGGGCGACGCCCAGAGTGCCCATGTGTTGTTGTGTTTGCCAGGCTTGCTGGAAACACGCGCCACCTTTGACCCGCTGCTGCAAGCTGCTGAGGGGGTGCGTGGGCTGCGCATCATCAGCCTTGACCATTGCGGCCGAGGGGACTCCAGCCCATTGCCAGGCGATGCGGGTTACACCATGCAGGTGTACTTGGCCGACACGGTGGCTTTCATTCAACACGTCATCATGCGTGCGGACGTGCCCGTGACACGTTTTGAAGTGCTGGGCACCAGCATGGGTGGCATTTTGGCGATGTATTTGGCGAACCAAGCTGGCATTCGCATAGATGGTTTGCACTTCAATGACATCGGTTTGAATTTGCCGTGGATGTCGATTTACGGTTTGTACGACGGCATGAAGGTAGAAGGCCGCTTGCCTGAACCTCAAGTCATGGCGACACGGTTCAACGTCAGTTTGGGTGCCGTGGTGGCGGTGCAATCGCCGTCGCACTTTGACTTACCGTATCGCAAAGATTGGAAGGGCATGAATTTTGGCCACCTGCTGAGCCACTTCAAAGGCCCCGTGCGTTTGATTCACGGCAGCGATTCGGGCGTTTGTCCCATTGAGCAGGTGCGTGTGATGAAGCGTGAGCTGCCGCAATGCCAAGTGTTAGAAGTGCCGGGGGCACATCACCCCGCACCCTTCACGCCTGAGGTGTGTGCGTTTGTGTTGCAAGCGCTCAGTCAAGCGCCGGTGGCGGTGGAGTCGGCGGCAGCCAAAGAGCGCCGCGAAGAAAAAGAACGCGGCTTTTGGCCGTGGCTCAAGCAGCGCTACCGAGGCGCCAAAGCGAAGTAA
- a CDS encoding ABC transporter ATP-binding protein: MSTPHAFMLQAQGLSLGPIQNLNFTWPTGVSWLCGDEGTGKTTLLRLLAGDVQPTAGAVTTPEGGVFWANLQDPAHDTTTVQASWDALRARYPNWNAALQQDLAEALDMTPHLEKRLNMLSAGSRRKVMVVAALASGATVTLLDQPFAALDMASIHIIQDFLHEAVHHTSRTWIVADYEAPAQWHTSRVLNLDLYANGSTSQ, translated from the coding sequence ATGTCTACCCCTCACGCATTCATGCTCCAAGCCCAAGGCTTGAGCCTCGGCCCTATTCAAAACCTCAACTTCACTTGGCCCACAGGTGTGAGCTGGTTGTGCGGTGATGAAGGCACAGGAAAAACCACGCTGCTGCGTTTGCTGGCGGGCGATGTGCAGCCGACAGCTGGCGCTGTCACCACACCCGAAGGGGGTGTGTTCTGGGCCAACCTGCAAGACCCCGCACACGACACCACCACGGTGCAAGCCAGCTGGGATGCGCTGCGCGCACGCTACCCCAACTGGAACGCGGCATTGCAACAGGATTTGGCTGAAGCGCTCGATATGACCCCACACCTTGAGAAGCGTCTCAACATGCTCTCAGCCGGCAGCCGACGCAAGGTGATGGTGGTGGCAGCTTTGGCATCCGGCGCGACAGTCACACTGCTAGACCAGCCGTTTGCAGCGCTTGACATGGCATCCATCCACATCATTCAAGATTTTTTGCATGAAGCAGTCCATCACACGAGCAGGACTTGGATCGTGGCTGACTATGAAGCACCGGCGCAGTGGCACACCTCACGCGTGCTGAATCTTGACCTGTACGCAAACGGCAGCACCTCCCAATAA
- a CDS encoding methyltransferase, whose translation MTARLYDAAMLTPLENLPMWRAESGAAAPRRVVAADDTTSADTAYRLACEGTGLLWQGDFHNARQLLQALARRTERKPKKSKKADTDVTPVQAFNLHRQALGQRARILAMVIVPLNGDYSIPLRRAPDLKPACTEAWGPATGEACMVSLRELLGVVGAHEWRKKGVEIAALGDAPNNRIYPHYGVFSPVRGEYVDLVANTPIKDKSLAFDIGVGTGVLSAVLAKRGVQHIVATDQDPRALACARENLQRLQRIDKVALVQTDLFPEGQAPLVVCNPPWVPARPSSPIEHAVYDEGSRMLRGFLSGLREHLAPNGEGWLILSDLAEHLGLRTREELLCWISEAGLLLLGRHDIKPRHGKASDETDPLHAARAKEVTSLWRLGSAA comes from the coding sequence ATGACGGCACGCCTCTATGATGCCGCCATGCTCACCCCTTTAGAAAACTTGCCCATGTGGCGCGCCGAAAGTGGCGCTGCTGCACCACGCCGTGTCGTGGCTGCAGACGACACAACATCGGCCGACACCGCCTACCGCCTTGCCTGTGAAGGTACGGGCCTGTTGTGGCAAGGTGACTTTCACAATGCACGCCAATTGCTACAAGCCTTGGCACGCCGCACAGAGCGCAAGCCTAAAAAATCCAAAAAGGCAGACACTGACGTCACACCTGTGCAAGCCTTCAACCTGCACCGCCAAGCCTTGGGCCAACGCGCCCGCATCTTGGCCATGGTGATCGTGCCGTTGAATGGCGACTACAGCATTCCATTGCGCCGCGCGCCCGATTTGAAACCAGCCTGCACCGAAGCGTGGGGCCCGGCAACAGGCGAGGCCTGCATGGTGTCGCTGCGCGAATTGTTAGGCGTGGTGGGCGCACATGAGTGGCGCAAAAAAGGCGTAGAGATTGCAGCTTTGGGCGACGCGCCCAATAACCGCATCTACCCACACTACGGCGTGTTTTCGCCGGTGCGCGGCGAATATGTGGACCTTGTGGCCAACACACCCATCAAAGACAAATCACTCGCGTTTGACATTGGCGTGGGCACCGGCGTGTTGTCAGCCGTGTTGGCCAAGCGTGGCGTGCAACACATCGTCGCCACCGACCAAGACCCACGCGCCCTCGCCTGCGCGCGCGAAAACCTGCAACGCCTGCAGCGCATCGACAAAGTGGCATTGGTGCAAACCGATTTATTCCCCGAAGGCCAAGCGCCTTTGGTGGTGTGCAACCCACCGTGGGTGCCCGCCCGCCCTAGCTCGCCCATCGAGCATGCGGTGTATGACGAAGGCAGCCGGATGCTGCGTGGCTTTTTAAGTGGCCTGCGAGAGCACCTGGCACCCAACGGCGAGGGTTGGCTCATCTTGTCGGATTTGGCCGAACACCTAGGGCTGCGCACCCGAGAAGAACTGTTGTGCTGGATCAGCGAAGCGGGCTTGCTGCTGCTGGGACGTCACGACATCAAGCCGCGTCATGGCAAAGCCAGCGACGAGACCGACCCGCTGCATGCGGCGCGGGCCAAGGAAGTTACTTCGCTTTGGCGCCTCGGTAGCGCTGCTTGA